In one Echinicola marina genomic region, the following are encoded:
- a CDS encoding GlmU family protein: protein MEAITLFDDPTYRGSLLPFTFTRPVAEIRVGILKISEKWEKHLNTKAGFFTQDYLKDKFPQQKEAKLFINGGLCPDHGLTTAIKSLQQGQALYKDNTLLATLITQASDFSIDEIKEKYQSIEHTGEITLIHRNWHIFQHNGLELRKDFALLTNNRNSAAINDPHTRVYNPEMIFVEEGTQIRAAILNAEDGPIYIGKNAQIQEGAIIKGPFALCEGAVVNMGGKMRGDNTIGPYSKVGGEVSNTVIFGYSNKGHDGFIGNSVIGEWCNFGADTNISNLKNNYAPVKIWDYTKGGFANSGLQFCGLMMGDHSKCGINTMFNTGTVVGVGANIFGSGFPRNFVPSFSWGGAAGFTTFQFKKFEETASKVIERRGFSFDDTEKSLLQHIYDMTKAYRIWDKKV, encoded by the coding sequence ATGGAGGCAATTACATTATTTGATGACCCTACATACAGGGGTTCATTATTACCTTTTACTTTTACGCGCCCAGTGGCAGAAATCCGGGTGGGCATATTAAAAATCAGTGAAAAATGGGAAAAACACCTTAATACCAAAGCTGGATTTTTCACACAGGATTATTTAAAAGACAAATTCCCTCAGCAGAAAGAGGCAAAATTATTCATCAATGGTGGGCTCTGCCCAGATCATGGATTGACCACAGCCATCAAATCCCTGCAACAAGGCCAAGCCTTATATAAGGACAATACGCTTTTGGCTACCCTTATTACGCAAGCTTCTGATTTCTCTATAGATGAAATCAAGGAAAAATATCAATCCATCGAACACACGGGAGAAATCACCCTTATCCATAGAAACTGGCACATCTTTCAACACAATGGCCTTGAACTCCGGAAAGACTTTGCCCTGCTCACCAACAACCGCAACTCTGCTGCCATAAACGATCCCCATACGCGCGTTTACAATCCAGAGATGATCTTCGTGGAAGAAGGGACACAGATCCGGGCCGCCATCCTTAATGCAGAAGATGGGCCTATCTATATTGGAAAAAATGCACAGATCCAGGAAGGCGCTATAATCAAAGGCCCCTTTGCACTTTGCGAAGGTGCAGTGGTCAATATGGGTGGAAAAATGCGGGGTGACAATACCATAGGACCATATTCAAAAGTAGGCGGTGAAGTATCCAACACAGTCATCTTTGGCTATAGCAATAAAGGCCATGATGGTTTTATAGGCAACTCTGTCATAGGAGAATGGTGTAATTTTGGTGCCGATACCAATATATCCAACCTAAAAAACAATTATGCTCCAGTGAAAATCTGGGATTATACCAAAGGCGGCTTTGCCAATTCAGGCCTTCAGTTTTGTGGATTGATGATGGGAGACCATTCCAAATGTGGCATCAACACCATGTTTAATACTGGAACAGTGGTAGGTGTGGGAGCAAATATTTTCGGATCGGGATTTCCTAGAAACTTCGTACCTTCCTTTTCTTGGGGCGGAGCAGCTGGTTTCACCACTTTCCAATTCAAAAAGTTTGAGGAAACTGCAAGCAAAGTAATTGAAAGGAGAGGGTTCAGCTTTGATGACACTGAAAAATCTTTGCTTCAACATATATATGACATGACCAAGGCTTATCGCATTTGGGATAAGAAAGTATAA